In Primulina eburnea isolate SZY01 chromosome 3, ASM2296580v1, whole genome shotgun sequence, one DNA window encodes the following:
- the LOC140828233 gene encoding NDR1/HIN1-like protein 6: MADHQRVHPLQDSDAVAPSNKATTPLVSRGSFRSDGGDPERQYPPPVSRTIPYSPSKPPRRRRSCFKKCLCWTISLLLILLILLGILAAIIFFVFQPKLPKYSADSMRITQFNLTNSNSLSSSFNVNITSINPNKKIGIYYVGGSHLSVWYTGTKLCEGSLPEFYQGHRNTTVLSLTLAGQTDNATGLLQSLQAAQQSGSVPLNLRAKVPVRLKLGRLKLMKLKFLVKCRGDVHSIGEGEVIRIRNSSCKFRFRV; this comes from the coding sequence ATGGCCGATCATCAAAGAGTCCATCCACTCCAAGATTCCGACGCGGTCGCGCCGTCCAATAAAGCCACCACTCCGCTGGTATCCCGAGGGTCTTTCCGGTCCGACGGTGGTGATCCCGAGAGGCAATATCCGCCGCCTGTCAGCCGCACAATCCCCTATTCTCCTTCAAAACCACCAAGAAGAAGGCGCAGTTGCTTCAAAAAGTGCCTTTGTTGGACCATATCCCTTCTGCTAATCCTTCTCATACTCCTTGGAATTTTGGCTGCAATCATATTCTTTGTTTTCCAACCAAAACTACCCAAATATTCAGCTGATTCCATGAGAATAACCCAGTTTAATCTCACCAATAGCAACAGCTTGTCCTCTTCGTTTAACGTCAACATCACCTCAATAAATCCGAACAAAAAGATAGGCATATATTACGTGGGTGGAAGCCATTTGAGTGTCTGGTATACAGGAACAAAACTGTGTGAAGGTTCGCTGCCGGAGTTTTACCAAGGCCACCGCAACACCACCGTGCTCAGCCTGACTCTGGCGGGGCAAACTGATAATGCCACGGGTTTGCTGCAGTCGTTGCAGGCTGCACAGCAGAGTGGTAGCGTCCCTTTGAATCTTCGGGCCAAAGTTCCCGTGAGGCTGAAGCTTGGAAGATTGAAGCTCATGAAATTGAAGTTCTTGGTGAAGTGCAGGGGGGATGTTCACAGTATCGGGGAAGGTGAAGTGATCAGAATTAGAAATAGTAGTTGCAAATTCAGATTCAGAGTTTAg